In Gammaproteobacteria bacterium, a single genomic region encodes these proteins:
- a CDS encoding glutathione S-transferase N-terminal domain-containing protein, giving the protein MAVIANRKSVMTLFSDASDIHSHRVRIVLAEKGINFDVVYVDPTNPPEDLLELSPYGAVPTLVDRDLVLYDSHVIMEYLDERFPHPPLMPVDPVSRGRTRMTLRRIQKDWDSLVEAIQNPNNPDPAKSRKELAEGLTVVAPIFQQKPFFMSSEFSLMDCVVGPILWRLPKYGIELPGSAKPVLDYAKRLFEMDSFKASLSEVENEMHL; this is encoded by the coding sequence ATGGCCGTTATCGCCAATAGAAAATCTGTCATGACTCTGTTTTCCGACGCTTCGGATATACACTCCCACAGAGTTCGCATTGTACTCGCCGAAAAAGGCATTAACTTTGACGTAGTTTACGTCGATCCTACTAACCCGCCGGAAGACTTGTTGGAATTAAGTCCCTATGGCGCCGTACCAACACTGGTAGATCGTGATCTGGTGTTATACGACTCTCACGTCATAATGGAATATTTGGATGAACGTTTTCCTCACCCGCCATTAATGCCGGTAGATCCGGTGTCTCGCGGCAGAACCCGGATGACCTTGCGTAGAATCCAAAAGGATTGGGATTCCTTGGTGGAAGCGATTCAGAACCCGAACAATCCGGATCCGGCGAAGTCCCGCAAGGAATTGGCTGAAGGCCTGACTGTGGTCGCGCCGATTTTCCAACAAAAACCGTTTTTCATGAGTAGTGAATTTTCTTTAATGGATTGCGTGGTTGGTCCTATATTATGGCGCTTACCCAAATATGGAATTGAGCTGCCCGGTAGTGCCAAACCGGTATTGGACTATGCCAAACGTTTGTTTGAGATGGATTCCTTTAAGGCCAGCTTGAGCGAAGTCGAAAACGAAATGCATTTGTAA
- a CDS encoding ClpXP protease specificity-enhancing factor, which translates to MSSEKKMTSSRPYLLRAIYQWIVDNEMTPYLLVDATAENVHVPAEHISNGKIILNVSPSAVVGLDMGNDAVVFNARFSGKAMQVTTPVVAILAIYSKENGRGMVFTEEEEPTPPTTPDDDPKPKQPKLRVVK; encoded by the coding sequence ATGAGTTCTGAGAAGAAAATGACCAGTAGTCGTCCTTATCTACTAAGGGCGATTTACCAATGGATTGTGGATAATGAAATGACACCGTACCTGCTGGTGGATGCCACAGCAGAAAATGTGCACGTCCCTGCAGAACACATTTCCAACGGAAAAATTATCCTCAATGTCTCGCCCTCGGCCGTGGTCGGTTTGGATATGGGTAATGATGCTGTGGTGTTTAATGCACGGTTCAGTGGTAAGGCGATGCAAGTGACCACTCCGGTGGTTGCCATTCTGGCCATTTATTCCAAGGAAAACGGGCGTGGTATGGTGTTTACGGAAGAGGAAGAACCCACTCCGCCCACCACTCCCGATGATGATCCAAAGCCGAAACAGCCTAAACTTAGAGTCGTAAAATAA
- a CDS encoding O-acetyl-ADP-ribose deacetylase: protein MLEVIQGDITRLDVDAIVNAANSSLLGGGGVDGAIHRAAGSELLAACRPLNGCKTGQAKITPGFKLPARWVIHTVGPIWHGGGQGEAESLASCYRNSIALALQHSLASIAFPAISTGVYGYPKAEACKIALDTLKPYVEQIRIVLCCHGDVDYQLIRDTAARLA from the coding sequence ATGTTGGAGGTCATCCAGGGTGATATCACCCGCCTGGATGTGGATGCCATTGTCAACGCAGCTAATTCCAGTCTGTTGGGAGGCGGCGGTGTGGACGGAGCGATTCACCGTGCTGCCGGGTCGGAGTTGTTGGCGGCCTGTCGCCCTTTAAACGGCTGTAAAACCGGTCAAGCCAAAATAACTCCCGGATTTAAATTGCCGGCACGCTGGGTGATACACACGGTCGGTCCCATATGGCATGGTGGCGGCCAGGGAGAAGCGGAATCGTTGGCATCCTGTTACCGCAATAGTATCGCTTTGGCGCTGCAGCATTCCTTAGCGTCCATAGCCTTTCCTGCCATCAGCACCGGTGTTTACGGATACCCCAAAGCCGAGGCCTGTAAAATCGCTTTGGACACACTAAAACCCTATGTGGAGCAAATACGTATAGTTTTGTGTTGTCACGGGGATGTGGATTATCAATTGATTCGAGATACAGCGGCACGTTTGGCTTAG
- the rrtA gene encoding rhombosortase: protein MQTVRYYITPITLALIVTLIAAIGSELQLGLRYDREAILDGQWWRLISAHLAHLGWSHLFMNLLGLGLIWALFGAHYPNRVWILAFLLGSLGVSAMLLWLNPELHWYVGLSGVLHTFFILGCLADIEKSRWGGTGLLLAVCAKLAYEQFSGPLPGSEASAGGKVIVDSHLYGAIWGGVVYLGVYLWGKLRERFFGGG, encoded by the coding sequence ATGCAAACAGTAAGATATTATATCACTCCCATTACCCTTGCGTTGATTGTGACCTTAATCGCGGCTATTGGTTCAGAGCTGCAGCTGGGCCTACGTTACGACCGTGAAGCGATTCTGGACGGTCAATGGTGGCGTCTGATCAGCGCTCACTTAGCTCACCTGGGCTGGTCGCATTTATTCATGAACTTGCTGGGCTTAGGCCTGATCTGGGCCTTGTTTGGCGCCCACTATCCCAATCGAGTCTGGATCTTAGCATTTCTGCTGGGTTCATTGGGCGTCAGCGCAATGTTGCTGTGGCTCAACCCGGAACTGCATTGGTATGTCGGCCTCTCAGGCGTTCTGCATACCTTTTTTATACTGGGTTGTTTAGCCGATATAGAGAAATCCCGCTGGGGCGGTACCGGGCTGTTGCTGGCCGTATGCGCCAAATTGGCTTACGAGCAGTTTAGCGGTCCTCTGCCCGGCTCCGAGGCCAGTGCCGGGGGTAAGGTGATCGTGGATTCGCATTTGTATGGGGCAATATGGGGGGGGGTGGTTTACTTAGGAGTTTATTTGTGGGGAAAATTGAGGGAGCGATTTTTTGGGGGGGGTTAG
- the gspG gene encoding type II secretion system major pseudopilin GspG produces MQKPIGNSKLRLSQGFTLIEVMVVVIILGILAAIVVPKVMDRPDEARRVKAQQDIRAIESALKMYKLDNFVYPSADQGLQALVQKPGGTPEPKNWKQYMDRLPKDPWGGQYQYSDQGVKGEIDIFSYGADGQQGGEGPNADVGNWDLNS; encoded by the coding sequence ATGCAAAAACCCATTGGAAATTCAAAGCTGCGGTTGTCGCAGGGTTTTACTTTGATTGAAGTCATGGTGGTGGTCATTATCCTGGGGATTTTGGCAGCCATTGTAGTGCCCAAAGTCATGGACCGCCCCGACGAAGCGCGTCGAGTTAAGGCACAACAGGATATTCGGGCCATTGAAAGTGCTTTAAAAATGTACAAATTGGATAATTTTGTCTATCCCTCAGCGGACCAAGGGCTGCAAGCGTTGGTACAAAAACCCGGCGGGACTCCGGAGCCCAAAAACTGGAAACAATATATGGATCGCCTTCCCAAAGATCCCTGGGGTGGTCAATATCAGTATTCTGATCAGGGTGTTAAAGGCGAAATCGATATTTTCTCCTACGGTGCTGACGGGCAGCAGGGTGGCGAAGGGCCCAATGCCGATGTCGGTAATTGGGATCTGAATTCCTGA
- the gspH gene encoding type II secretion system minor pseudopilin GspH has translation MNRPVSKLRCYDFKGHGFISHGFISHGFISHGFTSHGSKNPFKSYSVKNRGFTLIEMLVVVLVISIIITFASLSVGQHGDRTVEEEAKRIYYLLGLASEEAVLQGSSMAMLIRKSGYEFAKIEGDKLVPIKDSVFRKRDFPDELRLELEYQGEPASFEDDKNPPRVYVFSSGEMTEFTLKLKFFDTEPYTVRANFLGQVRLVAPGAEDGSDV, from the coding sequence ATGAACAGACCAGTCTCCAAACTCAGGTGCTATGATTTTAAGGGCCATGGTTTTATAAGTCATGGTTTTATAAGTCATGGTTTTATAAGTCATGGTTTTACGAGCCATGGTTCCAAAAATCCTTTTAAGAGTTACAGCGTTAAGAACCGCGGTTTTACGCTTATCGAAATGTTGGTGGTGGTTCTGGTTATCAGCATTATTATCACCTTTGCCAGTTTATCCGTGGGGCAACACGGCGACCGTACTGTCGAAGAGGAGGCCAAGCGTATTTACTATTTGTTGGGTCTCGCCAGTGAGGAAGCGGTGTTGCAAGGCAGTTCCATGGCGATGTTGATTCGCAAGAGCGGTTATGAGTTCGCCAAAATCGAAGGCGATAAACTGGTGCCCATTAAGGACTCGGTGTTTCGAAAACGTGATTTTCCCGATGAGTTGCGCTTGGAACTGGAGTATCAGGGGGAACCGGCCTCCTTTGAGGACGATAAAAACCCGCCTCGGGTTTATGTTTTTTCCAGCGGTGAAATGACCGAGTTTACGCTGAAATTGAAGTTTTTTGATACCGAGCCCTATACGGTACGGGCTAACTTTTTGGGGCAAGTGCGTTTGGTTGCCCCCGGAGCTGAGGACGGTTCCGATGTCTAG
- the gspI gene encoding type II secretion system minor pseudopilin GspI codes for MSRISQQRRSKGFTLVEVLIALTIIAVALAAIITTVSATVRNYGFLQEKTFAHWVAMNKMAEIQMMRQWPSPRSTRGSMVMAEHEWFWEMDVQNTEDKTVRKVIIRVKLKEDDENSVTSLTGFVGRPT; via the coding sequence ATGTCTAGAATTTCACAGCAAAGGCGGAGCAAGGGATTTACTTTGGTTGAGGTGCTTATCGCCTTGACTATTATCGCCGTTGCCTTAGCCGCGATAATCACCACCGTGTCCGCCACAGTGCGTAATTATGGATTTTTGCAGGAAAAAACCTTTGCCCATTGGGTGGCGATGAACAAAATGGCGGAAATACAGATGATGCGTCAGTGGCCTTCGCCGCGCTCTACCCGGGGTAGTATGGTGATGGCTGAGCATGAATGGTTTTGGGAAATGGATGTGCAAAACACGGAAGATAAAACCGTTCGAAAAGTGATAATCCGCGTCAAACTCAAAGAGGATGATGAAAACAGTGTCACCAGCCTGACCGGGTTTGTGGGGCGGCCGACATGA
- the gspJ gene encoding type II secretion system minor pseudopilin GspJ, with the protein MSLGEDFGKSLNSNRGFTLLELLIAVMIFSLMAAMAYAGLNNVLDQSQRTQEFAERLTRLQSAFTWLGRDIEQTIDRGIRDELSVEADALVGNQLGEYLLSLTRTGWLNPNPNATPRSSMQRVAYTLKDEQLIRSIWYVLDRTQDSERYDMVLLEDVKSLEFRYLDSKQKWHSSWPPDTAINPQTGAKMPWTAPAGVAVQLETKSFGKMERWFRVPGA; encoded by the coding sequence ATGAGTCTGGGTGAAGATTTCGGGAAATCTCTCAACAGTAATCGCGGTTTCACTTTGTTGGAGCTGCTTATTGCCGTCATGATTTTTTCGCTCATGGCGGCAATGGCCTATGCCGGATTGAATAATGTCTTGGATCAGAGCCAGCGTACGCAGGAGTTTGCAGAACGGCTGACCCGCCTGCAGAGCGCATTTACCTGGTTGGGTCGGGATATTGAACAAACCATCGATCGGGGCATTCGCGACGAGTTGAGTGTTGAGGCCGATGCCTTAGTAGGGAATCAGCTGGGAGAGTACCTGTTGAGCTTGACTCGAACCGGTTGGCTAAATCCCAATCCCAACGCCACTCCCAGAAGCAGTATGCAACGAGTGGCCTATACCCTCAAGGATGAGCAGCTAATACGCAGTATTTGGTATGTCCTGGATAGAACTCAGGATAGCGAGCGCTATGACATGGTGTTGCTGGAAGATGTGAAATCTCTGGAATTTCGCTACTTGGATAGCAAACAGAAATGGCATAGCTCCTGGCCTCCGGATACGGCCATTAATCCGCAAACCGGAGCAAAAATGCCCTGGACTGCACCGGCTGGGGTAGCGGTGCAATTGGAAACCAAGAGTTTCGGTAAGATGGAGCGCTGGTTTCGGGTTCCCGGTGCATGA
- the gspK gene encoding type II secretion system minor pseudopilin GspK — MMGKSIRLRQQGVALITAILVVALATIAAVAIHNKQQLNMRRTENLVHADQAYLYTLGGEQWASQFLLKDTDMQVDHGAEDWATPLPPIPVEGGSISGFITDASSGFPINTLVDATGAKSPFHVKVFQQLSEQIFENNPGVANLLVDWLDNNSDVTLGVGGNGAEDTDYQNLQRHPFRAANRPVSSVSELMLILRMSEDAANLRNDYAAMFPKSGPPLVNALPGDATININSASQVLLTSMVLAVTDVDQTMAQDIVAKVITKRDEEAKDFKGLKDLTVLLDELNGQLQNKLKNPDTNPTGALQDVHKQDIEALKKLLSTGSKYYLVQSQAKIGRMEMTLMSLVKRDQNKVTTLRRGLGTL, encoded by the coding sequence ATGATGGGAAAATCAATTCGCCTGCGGCAGCAGGGAGTGGCTTTGATTACCGCCATTTTGGTGGTGGCCCTGGCTACTATTGCGGCCGTAGCGATTCACAACAAACAACAACTCAATATGCGCCGTACGGAGAACTTGGTACACGCAGACCAGGCTTATCTGTATACCCTGGGGGGCGAACAATGGGCGTCCCAATTTTTGTTGAAGGACACGGATATGCAAGTGGACCATGGAGCGGAAGACTGGGCCACACCTTTGCCACCCATTCCGGTTGAAGGTGGCAGCATTAGCGGTTTTATAACCGACGCCAGTTCCGGTTTTCCCATAAATACTTTGGTGGATGCCACCGGTGCGAAGTCGCCATTTCATGTAAAAGTATTTCAGCAGTTATCGGAACAGATTTTTGAAAACAATCCCGGCGTGGCTAACCTGCTGGTGGATTGGTTGGATAATAACAGTGATGTAACACTGGGTGTGGGAGGTAACGGTGCTGAGGATACGGATTATCAGAACTTGCAACGTCATCCATTTCGAGCCGCTAACCGGCCGGTGAGCAGTGTCAGTGAATTAATGTTGATTTTGCGCATGTCCGAAGATGCGGCTAATCTCCGTAATGACTATGCCGCAATGTTTCCCAAGTCCGGCCCGCCACTGGTGAATGCTCTGCCTGGAGATGCAACGATTAACATAAACTCTGCCAGTCAAGTGCTGCTGACCAGTATGGTGCTGGCTGTGACGGATGTGGACCAAACCATGGCGCAGGATATTGTAGCCAAAGTAATTACGAAAAGAGATGAGGAAGCAAAAGATTTCAAAGGCTTGAAGGATCTTACGGTGCTTCTGGACGAGTTGAACGGGCAATTGCAAAATAAGCTGAAAAACCCTGATACCAATCCCACTGGCGCATTACAGGATGTCCATAAACAGGATATCGAAGCCTTAAAGAAGCTATTGAGTACAGGCAGCAAGTACTATCTGGTACAATCTCAGGCAAAAATCGGTCGGATGGAAATGACCTTGATGAGCCTGGTCAAACGGGATCAAAATAAAGTTACCACCTTACGTCGTGGTTTGGGAACTCTGTAA
- the gspL gene encoding type II secretion system protein GspL — protein MKRKIFIKIPSNFAAEGQSRLAWVVQEPGQMPGPLFYGDAATASNHATACKVIVLVSGFDILLTDVALPVMNKQRLTKALPFAMEEQLVSDLDLLHFATGRRTATGTISCAVLERTVLESWLRKFKQAGLHPDVICSEAELLPYEEGNWSVVADTGDLGELRISLRLDEQKALTLDLENLPHFLAGQYEALDDEQRPEKLSLVLTEDQSNRQTLISLDDAILVDGSEPTIDQPAGVHNGNAIAQEVLQELKEFCKKHDIAFDFTPSEQSHLSVLAQQYEDGRVTNLLQGEYSRSEQLGKMLRPWRAAAAVLAAWMLLQSGLFVSEYRQLASEEQELRNQITQVFKQAFPETRSIVDPKLQMEKGLRQLQQGSVTNVSLFSLLSQAGKIFNETQSVTLNSIRFDGGKLDVDIHIADLESLDKLKARLINEAKLEVDIVSASSRDQKVESRLQLKQSS, from the coding sequence ATGAAACGCAAGATTTTCATAAAAATACCTTCTAATTTTGCTGCCGAGGGTCAGAGCCGTCTGGCCTGGGTGGTACAGGAACCGGGGCAAATGCCCGGACCGCTGTTTTATGGTGATGCGGCCACGGCGTCCAATCATGCCACTGCTTGTAAGGTCATTGTGCTGGTGTCAGGGTTTGATATTCTACTCACGGATGTGGCTTTACCCGTGATGAACAAGCAACGCTTGACCAAAGCATTGCCCTTTGCAATGGAAGAGCAGTTGGTAAGCGATCTGGACTTGCTGCATTTTGCCACCGGCCGACGTACTGCGACTGGAACGATTTCGTGCGCCGTTTTGGAGCGCACTGTACTGGAGAGCTGGTTACGGAAGTTCAAGCAAGCCGGGTTGCATCCGGATGTGATTTGCAGCGAGGCGGAACTGTTGCCTTATGAGGAAGGTAACTGGAGTGTGGTGGCGGACACAGGGGATTTGGGGGAGCTCAGAATATCATTGCGCTTGGATGAACAAAAAGCGTTGACGCTGGATCTGGAAAACCTGCCTCATTTTCTTGCCGGGCAGTACGAAGCCTTAGATGACGAACAACGACCCGAAAAGCTCAGTTTGGTTTTAACTGAGGACCAATCCAACCGTCAAACCTTGATTAGTCTGGATGACGCCATTTTGGTGGATGGATCGGAACCTACGATCGATCAGCCCGCGGGGGTTCATAACGGTAACGCTATTGCCCAGGAAGTGTTGCAAGAGCTAAAAGAATTTTGTAAAAAACACGATATCGCCTTTGATTTTACTCCCAGTGAGCAATCGCATCTTTCTGTATTGGCGCAACAGTATGAGGATGGCCGTGTTACCAATTTACTCCAAGGGGAGTACAGCCGTAGTGAGCAATTGGGCAAAATGCTGCGTCCCTGGCGCGCCGCCGCAGCGGTGCTGGCAGCTTGGATGTTATTGCAGAGCGGCTTGTTTGTCAGCGAGTATCGACAGTTGGCCAGTGAGGAGCAGGAACTGAGAAATCAGATTACGCAGGTTTTTAAACAAGCTTTTCCCGAAACGAGATCTATCGTAGATCCCAAGTTACAAATGGAAAAAGGCTTGCGTCAATTACAACAGGGCAGTGTCACTAACGTCAGTCTGTTTTCCTTGTTGTCCCAGGCCGGCAAGATTTTCAATGAGACTCAGTCGGTCACATTAAACAGCATACGTTTTGACGGCGGTAAACTGGATGTGGATATTCACATCGCCGATTTGGAGTCCCTGGATAAATTGAAAGCCCGGCTGATTAATGAAGCAAAACTGGAAGTGGACATCGTCTCTGCATCATCGCGGGACCAGAAAGTGGAAAGCCGTTTACAATTAAAACAAAGTTCATAG
- a CDS encoding type II secretion system protein M — translation MDQYIEQITQWFNSKEQRERQILVGGVVSVVLLLLYAMVWDPIVGGKAKLEQQAEQMRRDLTWMQEQASKVRVLKAGSAPLGRIQPGQSLLGIIDRSAKSSQLGNSVKRVKPDGENKARVWLENANFNDVIRWAESLKRSYNVEIESVSIEKEEQAGLISARFVFQAATQ, via the coding sequence ATGGATCAATACATCGAACAGATTACCCAGTGGTTTAACAGCAAAGAGCAAAGGGAACGGCAAATTCTTGTTGGCGGCGTCGTCAGTGTGGTGTTGTTGCTCCTGTATGCTATGGTGTGGGATCCCATTGTGGGTGGTAAAGCGAAGTTGGAACAACAAGCCGAGCAAATGCGTCGGGACCTCACCTGGATGCAGGAACAGGCATCCAAAGTCAGAGTGCTCAAGGCCGGTAGCGCGCCGCTTGGGCGGATACAACCGGGCCAGTCTTTGCTGGGAATCATCGACCGTAGCGCCAAATCCAGTCAACTGGGCAACTCCGTTAAACGGGTAAAGCCTGACGGTGAGAACAAAGCCAGGGTGTGGTTGGAGAATGCCAATTTCAACGACGTAATTCGCTGGGCGGAAAGTTTGAAGCGCAGCTACAACGTGGAAATTGAGTCGGTTTCAATTGAAAAAGAAGAACAAGCGGGCTTAATATCAGCCCGATTTGTATTCCAGGCAGCAACGCAATAG
- a CDS encoding type II secretion system protein N, producing MKTYKYIIIGVVSFFFFVIAGLPAGTAYGYWKEYLGKSVPVELQDVHGSLWNGKAGQVRIQRVQLQRVQWDFSFFSLLTGKLKLYLDFGLKEGQGKGAIAKSLFGGVSLQDVQAGLYLKDVAPMLGLQSLSPAGVVRLNLQELQIEDGFIVSAEGNAIWQNAEIALFKPLQLGTLEIEVKPDENGIKGVLSDKGGPLEAQGLLNLDTEGKYNLNGSVRVRDPLKTDLNSAINAMGRPGADGKIPLKYSGKMQALPL from the coding sequence ATGAAAACGTACAAATATATCATTATCGGGGTGGTGAGTTTTTTCTTTTTTGTCATCGCCGGTTTGCCTGCCGGCACCGCATACGGTTATTGGAAGGAATATCTAGGTAAATCCGTACCCGTTGAATTACAGGATGTACACGGCAGTTTGTGGAACGGAAAAGCCGGGCAAGTCAGAATACAACGGGTACAGTTGCAGCGGGTGCAATGGGATTTTTCCTTTTTTAGTCTGTTAACGGGTAAGTTGAAACTGTATCTGGATTTTGGTTTAAAGGAAGGGCAGGGCAAAGGCGCCATTGCCAAAAGCCTGTTTGGGGGGGTTTCTCTGCAGGATGTTCAAGCAGGTTTATACCTAAAAGACGTGGCTCCCATGTTGGGTTTGCAATCCTTGAGCCCTGCAGGTGTTGTGCGGCTCAATCTGCAAGAGTTGCAAATCGAAGACGGTTTTATTGTCTCCGCCGAAGGTAATGCTATTTGGCAGAATGCGGAGATTGCCCTATTTAAACCGCTGCAATTGGGTACCTTGGAAATTGAAGTCAAGCCCGATGAAAATGGCATCAAAGGTGTGCTCAGTGATAAAGGCGGTCCCTTAGAGGCTCAGGGATTGCTTAATCTTGATACCGAAGGTAAGTACAATCTTAATGGCAGTGTTCGTGTGCGTGACCCGTTGAAAACGGATTTGAATTCCGCCATCAATGCCATGGGCCGTCCGGGGGCCGATGGAAAAATTCCGCTGAAGTATTCGGGAAAGATGCAGGCCTTGCCATTGTAA
- the icd gene encoding NADP-dependent isocitrate dehydrogenase, with protein MAFDKIKIPTDGEKISVNADHSLSVPARPIIPFIEGDGIGVDVTPAMRTVVDAAVEKAYGSERAIAWMEVYAGEKAVKTYGGDTWLPEETLEAVKDYAVSIKGPLTTPVGGGMRSLNVALRQLLDLYVCLRPVRYYDGTPTPVKEPEKTDMVIFRENSEDIYAGIEWAAGTPEVQRVIQFLQDEMGVDKIRFPETSGIGIKPVSREGTERLVRKAIQYAIDNDRSSVTLVHKGNIMKFTEGAFKNYGYELAKKEFNAVEIDGGPWCRFKNPKTGNEIVIKDVIADAFLQQILLRPDEYSVVATLNLNGDYISDALAAQVGGIGIAPGANLSDTVAMFEATHGTAPKYAGQDKVNPGSVILSAEMMLRHLGWIEAADLIVKGLSGAISAKTVTYDLERLMSGATLVSCSGFAKAIIDNM; from the coding sequence ATGGCCTTCGATAAAATCAAAATCCCTACCGATGGTGAAAAAATAAGCGTTAACGCGGATCATTCTTTAAGTGTTCCCGCCCGTCCCATTATTCCTTTTATTGAGGGTGACGGTATCGGTGTGGATGTGACTCCGGCGATGCGTACGGTTGTGGATGCTGCTGTTGAGAAGGCCTATGGTAGCGAACGTGCTATCGCTTGGATGGAAGTGTATGCCGGCGAAAAAGCAGTGAAGACTTATGGCGGCGATACCTGGTTGCCCGAAGAAACGCTGGAAGCTGTTAAGGATTATGCCGTATCCATTAAAGGCCCTCTGACCACTCCGGTAGGTGGCGGTATGCGGTCTTTAAACGTGGCGCTGCGTCAACTTTTAGACTTGTATGTGTGTCTTCGACCGGTGCGTTATTATGACGGTACCCCTACCCCCGTTAAAGAGCCGGAAAAGACCGACATGGTTATATTTCGTGAGAACTCAGAAGACATTTATGCAGGTATTGAGTGGGCGGCCGGTACTCCTGAGGTGCAAAGGGTTATTCAGTTTCTGCAGGATGAAATGGGTGTGGACAAGATACGTTTTCCCGAGACTTCCGGTATCGGAATCAAGCCCGTCTCGCGCGAGGGCACGGAACGTCTGGTTCGTAAAGCCATTCAATATGCCATAGACAATGATCGTTCCTCCGTCACTTTGGTGCACAAAGGTAACATTATGAAGTTTACCGAAGGGGCATTTAAGAATTACGGTTATGAATTGGCGAAGAAAGAGTTTAATGCGGTAGAGATTGATGGTGGTCCTTGGTGTCGTTTTAAAAATCCGAAAACGGGCAATGAAATTGTGATCAAGGATGTTATCGCGGATGCGTTTTTACAGCAGATTTTATTACGTCCAGACGAGTACAGTGTGGTCGCTACCTTGAATTTGAACGGCGACTATATTTCGGATGCCTTGGCAGCCCAAGTAGGTGGCATTGGCATTGCTCCCGGTGCTAATCTGTCTGATACGGTAGCCATGTTCGAAGCCACTCATGGCACGGCTCCCAAGTACGCCGGTCAGGATAAGGTCAATCCCGGTTCGGTCATTTTATCAGCAGAAATGATGTTGCGACACCTGGGGTGGATAGAAGCGGCCGATTTGATTGTCAAAGGTTTGTCAGGCGCCATATCCGCCAAAACAGTGACATATGATCTTGAGCGTTTAATGAGCGGTGCTACCCTGGTGAGTTGCTCAGGATTTGCCAAGGCGATTATTGATAATATGTAG
- the clpS gene encoding ATP-dependent Clp protease adapter ClpS, with protein MIPVHSGEETLGDDGLVVQEARPKLKPPPMYQVLLLNDDFTPMEFVVHVLEKFFRMDRDKATRIMLHVHTQGKGLCGVYVKEIAETKVAQVNEYSRSNKHPLLCTMETV; from the coding sequence CTGATACCCGTTCATTCCGGTGAGGAAACTCTTGGGGACGACGGCTTAGTCGTACAGGAGGCGCGTCCCAAGTTAAAACCGCCACCCATGTATCAAGTTTTGCTGCTAAATGACGATTTTACTCCCATGGAGTTTGTTGTTCATGTATTGGAGAAGTTTTTCCGGATGGATCGTGACAAAGCCACCCGGATTATGTTGCATGTACACACTCAGGGTAAGGGATTGTGTGGAGTTTATGTAAAGGAAATCGCTGAAACTAAGGTGGCACAAGTGAATGAGTACTCCAGAAGTAACAAACATCCACTTTTATGCACCATGGAAACGGTTTAG